From a region of the Roseivirga sp. 4D4 genome:
- a CDS encoding triple tyrosine motif-containing protein yields MKFWKAIFLASLTAFCTPVLSQDSRIQGLPLIQNYSPEEYNAGIQNWSILQQSNGLLYVANNMGLLEFDGHNWQSYSVPNRTKIRSLFIDQSDNIYTGSQGDFGYFSTNEMGTLTYTSLADSLPGGFRDFDETWKIYGQDNLVYFCTFSEIFVYDGFKFDVVTSDFPLEISFFHNNQLYTQEWGKGLSRLENNQLNLVTNGEFFSDKRISNIFNYDNENWLISTFDHGLFMYNNGIIKPMPVDPSLDLKRLIVNYSTRLSNGQIALGTQNGGLVIINKEGQLILQIDQSTGLRDRTVNYIYEDLQSNLWLTLNNGIARVDLNSPFTLVNERMGLSGSGYTALNTPEGIYLGTNNGLYLFNNGQMRFIEGTAGQVYSIQRISNRLFIGHHNGPMEIKSGKSIQLFGEKGAWVFKRHPKLSDVIFEGTYLGLNRFRLSENSNPRFLKLPGFSESSRVMEFDDEYLWVTQGYKGAYRLKISEDLNEIEEVKLYNSNNGFPSDLLINVYKINNRLIFTSESGFFQYNKERDHFEPIENFNQLLGMQSSIVDMETDEIGNIYFIESNKLGVLEPKGDFDYDLFTNSFNKVRKLLNDDLGNITVIDNENVLIGAREGFIHYARTKDVPKRNAFNIMFRNVSNSGRFDTTLVNGHLVEQSDIHRFKFSQNSFSFGFAAPHFESGNQISYQFKLDQYDDEWSNWTPSNFKEYTNLREGDYTFSVRAKNIFDQETETIHYEFKIAPPIYRTTFAYAFYGLGSLMLLFTGFKTLDARHKKKALYLEKKKNKEIDEKQSQIDQITLKSEEEIIKLKNEKLTTEVGLKSQALTSSAMNLIQKNQLLNQIKNTLKNLNKELDDKQHITQLNRIVKSIDRDLASGEEWGQFQDNFDQVHGQFITRLKEAYPGLTPQELKFSAYIRMNLNTKEIANLLNISVRGVEIGRYRVRKKLNLERKDNLSDFILRF; encoded by the coding sequence ATGAAGTTTTGGAAAGCAATATTTTTGGCCAGTCTTACAGCCTTTTGTACACCCGTTCTGTCTCAAGACAGTCGCATTCAGGGGCTGCCTCTGATTCAAAATTACAGCCCCGAAGAATATAATGCTGGCATTCAAAATTGGTCTATTCTTCAACAGTCGAATGGGCTTCTATATGTAGCCAATAACATGGGCCTTTTGGAGTTTGATGGTCATAACTGGCAAAGTTATTCCGTACCCAACAGAACGAAAATAAGGAGTCTGTTCATAGACCAAAGTGATAACATCTATACCGGTTCTCAAGGAGACTTTGGTTACTTCTCTACAAATGAAATGGGAACATTGACCTACACTTCCTTAGCTGACTCATTGCCTGGTGGCTTCCGAGATTTCGATGAAACTTGGAAAATCTATGGCCAAGACAACTTGGTTTACTTCTGTACCTTCTCAGAAATCTTTGTATATGATGGTTTCAAATTTGATGTAGTTACCTCAGACTTTCCGTTGGAGATCTCTTTTTTTCATAATAACCAATTATATACTCAAGAATGGGGAAAAGGCCTTTCCAGGTTAGAAAACAATCAACTCAACCTGGTTACTAATGGAGAGTTCTTCAGCGACAAGCGCATTTCCAACATCTTTAACTATGACAATGAGAACTGGCTCATTAGCACCTTTGATCATGGCTTATTCATGTACAACAACGGAATCATCAAGCCCATGCCTGTTGACCCTTCTTTAGATTTAAAAAGGTTGATTGTTAATTACTCCACTCGGCTCAGCAATGGACAAATTGCCTTAGGCACCCAGAATGGAGGTCTGGTCATTATCAATAAAGAAGGTCAACTCATTCTCCAGATTGATCAGTCCACTGGGTTAAGAGATAGAACTGTCAACTACATCTACGAGGATCTACAAAGCAACCTCTGGTTAACCCTGAATAATGGTATTGCCAGAGTGGATCTTAACTCCCCCTTTACCCTTGTCAATGAACGTATGGGGCTCAGCGGTTCTGGGTATACTGCTTTGAATACGCCAGAGGGAATTTATCTGGGCACCAATAATGGACTCTATCTTTTCAATAATGGTCAAATGCGTTTCATAGAAGGCACTGCCGGACAAGTCTATTCTATTCAGCGTATATCAAACCGGCTATTTATTGGACATCACAATGGGCCGATGGAAATTAAAAGCGGAAAGTCTATACAGCTCTTCGGGGAAAAAGGCGCTTGGGTTTTCAAAAGGCACCCCAAATTATCGGATGTCATTTTCGAAGGAACATATCTTGGTCTAAACAGATTCAGACTTAGCGAAAACTCAAATCCCAGATTCCTGAAATTACCAGGCTTTAGCGAATCATCACGAGTAATGGAGTTCGATGATGAGTATTTGTGGGTAACTCAAGGTTATAAAGGTGCCTATCGTCTAAAAATTTCTGAAGATCTCAACGAAATCGAGGAGGTAAAGCTCTATAACAGTAACAATGGTTTCCCGTCCGATCTATTGATCAATGTTTACAAAATCAACAATCGACTCATCTTCACATCTGAAAGTGGTTTCTTTCAATACAATAAAGAACGAGATCATTTCGAACCCATTGAAAACTTCAACCAACTCTTGGGAATGCAATCCTCTATTGTTGATATGGAAACGGATGAAATTGGCAACATCTATTTCATAGAAAGCAACAAGTTAGGAGTACTTGAACCCAAGGGTGACTTTGATTATGACCTGTTTACCAACTCCTTTAATAAAGTGCGAAAATTGTTGAATGACGACTTGGGAAATATTACCGTAATCGACAATGAAAACGTACTCATTGGTGCTAGAGAAGGGTTTATCCACTACGCCCGAACTAAGGACGTACCCAAGCGCAACGCATTCAATATTATGTTTAGAAATGTATCCAACTCCGGTAGGTTTGATACAACCTTAGTAAATGGCCATTTGGTAGAGCAATCTGATATTCACAGGTTTAAGTTTTCTCAAAACTCCTTTTCGTTTGGATTTGCTGCACCCCATTTTGAGAGTGGAAACCAAATTAGTTATCAATTTAAGCTGGATCAATACGATGACGAATGGTCTAATTGGACGCCTTCTAATTTTAAGGAATACACAAACCTAAGAGAGGGAGATTATACCTTCTCTGTAAGAGCAAAAAATATATTTGATCAGGAAACGGAGACGATTCATTATGAATTTAAAATTGCCCCTCCTATTTACCGAACGACATTCGCCTATGCTTTCTATGGGCTTGGGAGCCTCATGCTACTTTTTACAGGATTCAAAACCTTAGATGCGCGTCATAAAAAGAAGGCGCTGTACCTAGAAAAAAAGAAGAACAAGGAAATTGATGAGAAACAATCTCAAATTGACCAGATCACATTGAAGTCCGAGGAAGAGATTATCAAACTGAAGAATGAAAAGCTGACAACAGAGGTTGGCTTAAAAAGTCAGGCACTTACTTCTTCTGCCATGAACTTGATTCAGAAGAATCAGCTACTCAATCAAATCAAGAATACCTTAAAAAACCTGAACAAGGAGCTTGATGACAAACAGCACATAACACAACTCAATAGAATCGTCAAATCAATAGACCGAGATTTAGCGTCTGGAGAAGAATGGGGACAGTTTCAGGACAACTTCGACCAAGTGCATGGACAATTTATAACTCGGTTGAAAGAAGCCTACCCTGGATTGACCCCTCAGGAACTTAAGTTTAGTGCATACATAAGAATGAACTTGAATACCAAAGAGATCGCAAACCTTTTGAACATTTCCGTTAGGGGTGTCGAAATAGGGCGCTATAGGGTCAGAAAAAAGTTAAACTTAGAGCGCAAGGATAACCTGAGCGATTTTATCCTTCGTTTCTAA
- a CDS encoding glycoside hydrolase family 16 protein, translating into MKELLRIGCLGLILGIMSCDGGSDSDTPDDNDDGTDSGVDIPATGFTSPTSYPNMTLVWEDDFSASTIDQSDWTFEIGNGTNGWGNNELQYYRSENAYTQDGHLIIEAKQESFQGYDYTSTRMITRGKEDFQYGRIDIRAALPEGQGIWPALWMLGSNFNSVGWPASGEIDIMEMVGGSGRENTVHGTVHWQHDGQHANFGGDVTLPSGTFHDEFHVFSIVWTSSRITWYMDNQEYHAIDTTPAQLSEFRNSFFFIFNVAVGGNWPGAPNSTTTFPQYLIVDYVRVFQ; encoded by the coding sequence ATGAAAGAGCTACTAAGAATAGGCTGTCTGGGCTTAATTCTAGGAATTATGTCCTGCGATGGAGGAAGCGATAGTGATACTCCAGATGATAATGACGATGGCACCGATTCAGGTGTAGATATTCCTGCTACTGGTTTTACTTCTCCGACTTCCTATCCGAATATGACTTTGGTCTGGGAAGATGATTTCTCAGCAAGTACAATAGATCAATCTGATTGGACCTTTGAAATTGGGAATGGAACCAATGGATGGGGAAATAATGAACTTCAATACTATCGTTCTGAAAATGCCTATACACAAGATGGCCATTTGATCATTGAAGCCAAACAGGAAAGCTTTCAGGGATATGATTATACTTCCACCAGGATGATCACGCGAGGAAAAGAAGACTTCCAATACGGCCGTATTGATATCAGAGCGGCTCTTCCTGAAGGTCAAGGCATTTGGCCTGCACTGTGGATGTTGGGATCAAACTTTAATTCCGTGGGCTGGCCTGCTTCTGGTGAGATTGATATTATGGAAATGGTTGGTGGTAGTGGTCGTGAGAATACGGTTCATGGTACAGTACACTGGCAACATGATGGACAGCATGCTAACTTCGGTGGCGATGTAACATTACCATCAGGAACTTTTCATGATGAATTTCATGTCTTTTCAATCGTTTGGACTTCATCTCGCATCACTTGGTATATGGATAATCAAGAATATCATGCGATTGATACAACTCCAGCGCAACTCAGTGAATTTAGAAATAGTTTCTTCTTCATTTTTAACGTAGCAGTTGGTGGAAATTGGCCAGGTGCTCCAAATAGCACTACTACATTTCCCCAATATTTAATTGTAGATTACGTTCGGGTCTTCCAGTAA
- a CDS encoding sugar porter family MFS transporter, producing MKSQSRFTYKVAAIVALGGLLMGFDASVISGVNKFVQIEFDMTDAQLGLSVGSLTFIAAVAMLFSGTISDRFGRRVVLKACAIIFTVSAVGSAMAPNFILFLIFRMLGGIGVGASLILAPMYIAEIAPPKIRGTMVSFNQLNIVIGISLAFFTNYLILSLGDSDATWVESLGIGEHNWRWMLGLEALPAVLYFFGLYAVPRSPRWLLMKGHDEEALSVMKMFRSEEEAVADAEGVKATLAADEGKPKAPLSALFKPAMGLVLTIGLVIGILQQITGINSVFFYAPMIFEQTGGGTDAAFQQAIIVGLVNLVFTIIAMIYIDKLGRKKLLSFGVAGIAIFMFIIAYGFNQATYELKEENLSGLSAEIELTKLDGLVGNSFENDVVYKKALREALGPEDAKIYESELITAAIEMNPTLILVGILGFIASFAISLGPVMWVLFSELFPLSIKAIAISFVGFVNSMVSAGVQSVFPWELSTLGSSMTFLIYGVFAVFGLVFILLKVPETKGKSLEELESILVKK from the coding sequence ATGAAAAGTCAATCACGATTTACCTATAAAGTCGCGGCAATCGTTGCGCTTGGTGGGTTATTAATGGGCTTCGATGCTTCCGTAATTTCCGGTGTTAACAAGTTTGTACAAATAGAATTTGATATGACAGATGCCCAGCTTGGGCTCTCTGTTGGCTCTTTGACATTCATTGCGGCTGTTGCAATGCTCTTTTCTGGCACCATAAGCGATCGCTTTGGCAGAAGGGTAGTACTGAAAGCCTGTGCTATAATCTTTACGGTTTCGGCAGTAGGTTCTGCCATGGCTCCCAATTTCATTCTGTTTTTGATCTTTAGAATGTTGGGAGGTATTGGAGTTGGAGCATCTTTGATTCTTGCCCCAATGTATATCGCAGAGATTGCGCCTCCTAAGATTCGAGGAACCATGGTTTCCTTTAATCAACTGAATATTGTAATCGGTATTTCGCTTGCCTTCTTTACTAATTACCTGATTTTGTCTCTAGGAGATTCAGATGCTACTTGGGTAGAAAGCCTAGGCATTGGAGAGCACAACTGGCGTTGGATGCTCGGACTGGAAGCACTTCCTGCTGTTTTATACTTCTTTGGACTATATGCAGTACCAAGGAGCCCAAGATGGCTGTTAATGAAAGGTCATGACGAAGAGGCACTGAGCGTGATGAAGATGTTTAGAAGTGAGGAAGAGGCTGTAGCAGATGCTGAGGGTGTTAAGGCTACTTTGGCTGCCGATGAAGGAAAGCCAAAGGCTCCGTTAAGTGCTTTGTTCAAGCCGGCTATGGGGCTTGTGCTTACTATTGGTTTGGTAATAGGTATCCTTCAACAGATCACGGGTATTAACTCTGTTTTCTTCTATGCACCTATGATTTTTGAACAGACTGGAGGAGGAACTGACGCAGCTTTTCAACAAGCGATTATCGTTGGACTCGTCAATCTGGTATTCACAATTATCGCCATGATATACATTGATAAACTGGGGAGAAAAAAGCTCCTCTCGTTCGGTGTTGCCGGTATTGCAATTTTTATGTTCATCATTGCCTATGGCTTTAATCAGGCTACCTATGAACTAAAAGAAGAAAATTTGTCTGGTTTATCAGCAGAGATTGAGTTGACCAAATTAGACGGTTTAGTTGGTAATTCATTTGAAAACGATGTGGTCTATAAAAAAGCCTTGAGAGAAGCTTTGGGTCCTGAGGATGCGAAGATTTACGAATCAGAATTGATCACAGCAGCGATCGAAATGAATCCTACATTGATACTAGTGGGTATTTTAGGTTTTATCGCTTCGTTTGCGATTTCATTGGGCCCAGTGATGTGGGTGCTCTTTTCCGAGCTATTCCCACTATCGATTAAGGCCATTGCCATCTCATTTGTTGGCTTTGTCAACTCAATGGTCAGCGCTGGTGTTCAGTCTGTTTTTCCTTGGGAGTTATCCACTTTAGGAAGTTCTATGACCTTCTTGATTTATGGGGTTTTTGCTGTTTTTGGCTTAGTATTTATTCTACTCAAAGTACCTGAGACGAAAGGTAAGAGTTTGGAAGAATTGGAAAGTATCTTGGTTAAAAAGTAA
- a CDS encoding family 16 glycosylhydrolase: MKHLKYLSILILCVLCIACGQTSGDKTTIDADAVFEAEDFIESSGSVEKNTSGIKSSGDSWVTFELNVPAVGRYKTEVLTKGNGSVWVEDYHDNPDGRTYNITGAIVANSNDYSLVGKDGSPLNTGVHKMKLHMSGDVEVDRVQFTKMIDHEMTPESMTQSTSGSEWKLVWSDEFDVDGAPDLTKWTYDVGNWGWGNNEPQYYTKDRRENARVENGNLIIEAHKNDMGQDWTSARLTTRGKVSFLYGKIEFRAKSPSKDGTWAAGWLLGDEYRDELSWPYCGEIDVLENIGSEIDDETGNGINHASCHTRTYYFKEGTHITAVKEVEDMTNTFHNYTIEWTPEGVKAYLDGEYYYTYDKTADELEWPFNKPQNLIVNLAMGGGMGGAIDPSIQSQQFILDYVRVYELAN; this comes from the coding sequence ATGAAGCATTTAAAATATTTGTCTATACTAATACTCTGTGTCCTTTGCATTGCCTGTGGACAAACTTCTGGAGATAAAACCACCATCGATGCTGATGCGGTTTTTGAAGCTGAAGACTTCATAGAATCATCTGGAAGTGTCGAAAAGAATACCTCGGGTATAAAATCATCAGGAGATTCATGGGTGACATTTGAGTTAAATGTACCCGCTGTGGGCAGATATAAGACGGAAGTCTTGACCAAAGGAAACGGTTCAGTCTGGGTTGAAGATTACCATGATAATCCAGATGGAAGAACATACAATATCACCGGAGCCATTGTGGCCAATAGCAATGATTATTCATTGGTGGGAAAAGATGGTAGCCCTTTAAACACCGGTGTCCACAAAATGAAGCTGCACATGTCAGGTGACGTTGAGGTGGATCGTGTTCAATTCACTAAAATGATTGATCATGAAATGACTCCTGAGTCAATGACCCAAAGTACAAGCGGATCTGAATGGAAATTGGTCTGGTCAGATGAGTTTGATGTAGATGGTGCACCCGATCTCACCAAGTGGACTTATGATGTTGGAAACTGGGGTTGGGGTAACAATGAACCTCAATATTATACCAAGGATAGAAGAGAAAATGCTCGGGTTGAAAATGGTAACCTGATTATTGAAGCTCACAAGAACGATATGGGACAAGATTGGACTTCTGCTCGGTTAACGACCAGAGGAAAAGTTAGCTTCCTATATGGAAAAATAGAATTTAGAGCTAAGTCTCCTTCAAAAGATGGTACTTGGGCAGCTGGCTGGCTCTTGGGTGATGAATACAGAGATGAGCTTTCTTGGCCTTATTGCGGAGAAATTGATGTTCTTGAGAACATTGGCAGCGAAATTGATGACGAGACTGGCAATGGTATTAACCACGCCTCTTGCCACACCAGAACCTACTATTTCAAGGAGGGGACTCATATTACGGCTGTAAAGGAGGTAGAGGACATGACCAATACCTTTCATAATTACACCATTGAGTGGACGCCTGAAGGTGTAAAAGCTTATTTGGATGGCGAGTATTATTACACTTATGACAAAACAGCTGATGAATTAGAATGGCCCTTCAATAAGCCTCAGAATCTCATTGTGAACCTTGCTATGGGTGGCGGAATGGGAGGAGCCATTGATCCAAGCATTCAGAGCCAGCAATTCATTTTGGATTATGTCAGAGTATACGAATTGGCTAACTGA